ACCAATATCACCAACTTCCTATTATCCCTCGATGATAAAATCTCTCACCTGCAGCAGCAGCTAACCAGTTACCGCCAGTTCAAAAAAGCCCTCTTACAGCAAATGTTTGTGTAGCATTATACCCATTAATAATCTATCAATTATGGAAATAGCAAGTATTACAAGAATTATTCAGTTCAAGAATGAAATAAAGGAAAAGATTTCCTCTATTGATAAGAATGCACATAGCGGTAGTACCTTTGGGAGTGAAAGTGAATACACCTATAAAGGGCTAATTTCTGGTGTCGATAGCCTACTAACAGATATAACTACGCTAACTAAATCACCGCAGCAATTCTTAAAACTATCAACCTATAATGAAAGACAAAACATAATAAATGCATTATCTCATATCTCATCGTATTTAAACGATCCTAGCACGCTTATTTCCTACCTTGATACACTTAAAACAGCAATAAGACCATTCCATATACGCTATACAAAAGAACGCCTTCTAGATTTTGATGCTGAACTTTCAGAGTTGGTTCGAAAGAAATCTCAATTTGAAGAAGAGTTAGCAGGTCTTTCCAAAGCAAAAAGGCAAATCAGCAAGGAAATTGAGGCTTATATTAAAATAAAAAAGGAAATCGAAGACCTTAATGCTAACTTCCATTCTGAATATGATGAAACAATAGATAAATATGGTTTGCTTATCACGCTAATAGATAAAGCAAACAACTCTGTTACAGATACTAACAATCTAATTACAAAATCAGAATCCAATTTTAATTCTATCGCAGACACTTTAAACCGTTCTAAAGAACTGTATAGTAAAATAGAAACCTTTAGTAATGGTATTGATTCTGCTTCAGACAAAATGAAATTGATTAATATACACTCAAATGAATTCGAACAGAAGATGCACGGATATGACATTACAATCAATGATTTAAAAGTAAAGGCTTTAGATCTAATAAATAATGCAATAGAGGCTCTAGGTTACAGCACAGCCAAAGGCCTAAGCGCTTCATTTCAAACTCAGATTAATAAAATTAAAAAATCTTGGTATTGGTCGTGGCTTATCGGTTCCGGCATTTTTCTTGCTGCAACAGTAGGCGTTGGGATCTGGATTATAATAGATGTAAAGCCAGATAACTCTTCATTATGGGCTAATATCATTGGTCGTCTAGCAATAACTCCATTCACAATTGCAGGTGCAATCTTCTGTGCAAATCAGTACATCCGTACTAAGAATATACTCGATGATTATTCCTATAAGTTAGTCATTGCTCAATCTATTGTTGGTTTCTCAGAGCAATTAAAGGACAGTACAACAAGTTCAGAAGAATACAAAGACTACATCAGGCTTGCCCTCGAACAAATTCACCAAGACCCTCTCCGCAAGCGTCCCAAAGTTTCTAAAGATGTAGATGGTGGTATTAAAAATGGCATCGACTATGTACTCGAAACGGCTCAAAAAGTAGTCAACTTAACTAAACCAGGTGAGAAATAATATAGTGTCCTATAGAACCCAGTTCGGCTTAGGTTCCTGCCTAATTCGAATCTATCCCCGCAGGCTCTTGCCTGCAATTACCTCGCCAACCACACTCTATTTCAAAAGCACAAAGCTCGGCAGTATTTGGGGCTACGCCGAGTTCCGCCGCGCTACGTTTGTAATGCCGTCGAACTTTTGTAGCGGTTTTTAACCTTTATCAATCCGCTTAATCGCAGATTCCCATGCTCCAAGTTACTCAGGTTTGTATACAATCATTAGCCTATCTTCCCCCTAAGTAATAGTTTAGTGAAATTTGTCTATTGTGTTTCACCCCACCATTCCCTACCTCGCCATGACTTTGTTATCATAAAACAATAGACGGTGTATACCTTTCGAGTAGCTTAAAGTATGCTATTCATTTCTATCTGCACTTCCTCTCTATTACATAAAAATTAATATGCCTAATTTAGCCAAAAGTATTCTTGGCCTTATGATTTGACGAAAGATGTTGCATGTTGTATTAGTTTATTTGTATTAGTTGAATAATGTTAGAATTGAAAATATGGAACTATGAATACATAGAAGAATGTGATCGGAACATATTTACAAATCGTTCTTTCCGTGATTCATAACAAATGGTTTTAAGTACTAATCCTTTTGTTCTTATATCTTCAAGTTTAGACAACATTAGCATTACCGACCCATTGTGTACTTCATACACATGCTCAATATTTGATTTATCTTTAAATTTAAAACCTGCAGAAGGACTTTCAATATTAAGATTTTCTATACAAGAAGCCGATAGTTCAAGTTTAAATTTAGACTTCTGGTTATCTGAAATTGCAATAATAGCATTGTCAAATTTTTCTACTCGAGTTACAACATGGTAATCTAAATACCAAGCATTGCGTTTAAAACGATCGATAAGATGCTTACATAATTCATCCTTGTTTTTTATATCATTAAAACTTATCCCAGAAGCTTTGAAAAAAATAGAATGGCCTTTATTGAATCCAACAACTAAATTTCCTTTTATGACATGAGAAGCAGAAATATCTAGATCTGAGATGTTACAAGATTTTTCGCAATATAAAATAGTGTTATCGCAATGAGGTTTTATCGTTCTCTTTCTAAGTTTTAGCTCATTATCGATATAAATATTTCCTTCAGAAATAAAAACACCATTTCGCATAAACCCATAATCACCAAGTTCTACAGGTTCTATAGGAATCCAAGTAGCATGATACTTTAGGAAATGCTTATTTATTTTATGTGCATAACACTTTGAAATTGAAGTCATAATCTTAATTTTTTAATTTGCATTAAGCAACCCAAGAATAGAAATGTAATAACAAAATTCCTTCATCAAATTTTGTTTTACACAATATATTCCATACTTGTGCAAACAATCATTTTTTTTATGTAAAAAATATTACACAAATCAGTCTTGCATAAATGAAAAGGAACTTCTTTTTTCATTCATCTTTGATAGGTGTAGTTTAATCCGCTCTGTATCTTTTTTTTCTTAGACTCTAACTCAAGATCAATCTATTTGCGGTTCTTTCCCCTCCGTTCACCTAGGTTTCAACTTATAGCGAATCTATCTCGCAGTTTACAACCCCAGTTCGGTTTCGGCTCCTGCCTAATTCGAATCTATCCCCGCAGGCTCTTGCCTGCATTTTCCTCGCCAACCGTACTATAATTCAAACGCTCAAGGCTCGGCGGCATTTGGCTACGCCGAGCTCCGCTTCGCTACGGTTGTAATGCCGTCGAACTTAAGTAGCGTTTTTTAATCGCAATCGAATGTATTAGCAACAGGCATACGCCTTTTAAAACACCTTCTGCTATTTATTGGCTGGTATCAGATGCTTATCTAATCCCCCTTATCTACTTGTTTTTGGCAAACTTCACCACAACTCCCATTTTTTACACTTTCGCTTTTTAAGAGTTTTTACGACTTATCAGGGGCTATTGCTATTTAACACATCATCCATATGGTAGATTTTCCATATTACATGGAAAATTTTCTGAACAAAACTACCATATTCCAGTTTTGCAGTCTATATTTGTAAGTAATTTACCATTTTAAAGCATAAATCAATGATACAGGAGTTTTCTGCCGAAAATATCTACTCTATCCGCGAGAAGCAAACCATATCCTTCGTCGCTTCAAAGGATGCATCTTCTCAGGAACTCCTTACCCACGAGGTAAAGCCAAACTTACGCCTACTAAAGTTGGTTATTCTTTACGGTGCTAACGCATCTGGTAAAACCAACCTCCTTTTTGCCATGCAGCAACTTTGGAGCCTCCTATTTTATCCCAAATCAAATAAAGAGGCTTCTATTGAACGTTATCCGTTCCTTCTTGATAATAAAAGTATTGAGCAACCAACTGTACTCTCTGCCATTTTCTATATCAACTCTATCAAGTATCAGTACTCCGTTTCTTATAACGAAAACCAAATAATTTCTGAAGAAATGAAGTATGCTCCTAACGGCATTCTTTCAAGATTCTATATTCGTACCGCATCAGAAGAAAGTGATGCCCCAAAAATTGAGTTTGGTGACCTTCTTGGTCTGTCCGCTAAGGCTAAAGACATCATTATAGCCAATACCTTACACAACCACACTGTTCTATCTACCTTTGGAAAGATAACAGTTGATGCAGAACCTTTTAGCATTGTCTATAAGTGGCTCAAGAACACCGTACACGGTGTTTTCGAAAACCTCAAATTTATTGACATCACCAAGTCTATCTTAGAAAGCCCCAACAAAAAACGATTCTTTCTTGATGCCATAAAAAAAGCAGATTTCAATATATCCAACCTAGATATTGTAGAAATAGAGTACGACCTACCTCCGAATATTAGGGAGGCTATCTCTAAAAATGATACTATACCATCATCTGAAAAAAAACGCCTATTAAGCGAAACAAGAGAGGTTGTAGAATTTTCACACACTACAAATGAAGGTGCCTTCCCTCTAATCTCAGGACTTCAATCAAAGGGGACTATCCAGTATTTTACCTTACTCGACAAGTTATTCAATATGATAAATGGTAATCATATCTACATGATTGATGAGGTAGAGGACCAATTACACTACGACCTGTTAATTTACTTCCTGTCTAGTTTTTTGCTCAACTCCAACGAAGCGCAGCTTATTGTAACCACCCACAACCAGCAGTTGCTAGACGAGGACTTTATTCGCCGCGATATGGTGTGGTTTGCCGAGAAAAATAGGCAATCTGCAGCATCTGAATTCTACTCCGCTGCCGATTTTGGCCTTCACAAAAACATATCTCTTTACAACGCCTACCGCTCAGGTCGCTTAGGCGCTAAACCTTCTACAGGTTCACTTTTCTTGGAGGATTAACCAATGGTGCTAAAACGTAAAGTTCAACCACAACGCATATCTGTTGCAGTTATTGGTGAAGGTATTACTGAACAATACTATCTGCAATCAGTAAAAGATTTTGTAGGTGTTAATCTCGAACCTAAACTTCCAAAATATTCAGAAGGTTTTGATTACTTAGAGCGTAAGATCAAAGAGTGTATAGAATTAGGCTACCCAAAAATTCTTTGTTTAATAGACATGGACAACAAGGCTAACGCTCAAAATAAAGCCATGTATTCCAAGTTGAAGGATCGTTATCACAACAAAATTATTAAAAACAAAAAAAAAGGGTTAGAAAGTAAAATTGTTTTCTTCGAAACCGAACGCTGTCTCGAACTTTGGTTTCTCTACCATTTCCAGTATACTACACGGAAATTTAGCAGTTATTCCGAGTTGGAAAGAAGCCTTAAAACTTACATCCCCTCATATGAAAAAAGTGAACGCTTCTTTATCAAAGCGAGAGGTCTCCATAGGCTAATCACCAAAGATTGCAAAGGAAACTTTACAACAGCTTTAGCAAACTCTACAAAGTCAGTTTCTTCTAAACTTCAAGATAATCGAGATTATACCTATAGCGAGATGTCCGATTTCTTTAAAGAAATCACACCATCCTCCCAATAAACGCATAGGCGGCTCCTTCCCTTCGGGTAGCCGCCTTTTCGCCATAATTGATTTTCAACTCCACTATATCACTCTACACTTTACTCCCTGTTCTCTTCGGAGATTCCCCGGGGCTGTTTGGGGCCTTTGGCTACAGCCTGTCATGCTTTTTGCATTCGGCACCCTTCGCTTCGGTCTGCTCCAATGCCCTCAATTCCTTCGGGCATCCCAGCAGCCCTTCGCTACGGCTGCCGAGCAAAAAGGCGCAGCTTTCCCCCGGCCCCTGCTGCTCACGCCAGGCTTCTGCCAACGGAAGCTACTTTACCATAACGCGATGTTATAGTACAAACCCCAAGGGGCTACGCTTCGCTCCGGGCTGCGCCTTTATCCTATAACCGCATTATGCAAAGTAGCCCCCAAAACAGCCCCTCGCCCGCCCACCGCCCCTAAATTCAAAGACCACAGCATTCCCCGCCACCCTTTCAGCGGTGCAGTTTTGGAGGGGGAATTTAGGGCAGCGCATCTATCATGTGCCTGCGGTAGCGGCCAACGTTCGCTCATCCGCTCCTCCCTGGCTCCAGCCCATGCTCGTTTCTCGCAAGCCCGTCGCCGCGGTCGGTGCTGCTTCGCTACCTTTTGTCCGCCACCTCGGCACCCCACGGCAAAAGTGGCTCAGGCCTCACCGCTGTTCGTTGCTCCACCGGTCTGTCGCTGCTCCGTTCGTTCCTCCCTCC
This window of the uncultured Acetobacteroides sp. genome carries:
- a CDS encoding ATP-binding protein, with protein sequence MIQEFSAENIYSIREKQTISFVASKDASSQELLTHEVKPNLRLLKLVILYGANASGKTNLLFAMQQLWSLLFYPKSNKEASIERYPFLLDNKSIEQPTVLSAIFYINSIKYQYSVSYNENQIISEEMKYAPNGILSRFYIRTASEESDAPKIEFGDLLGLSAKAKDIIIANTLHNHTVLSTFGKITVDAEPFSIVYKWLKNTVHGVFENLKFIDITKSILESPNKKRFFLDAIKKADFNISNLDIVEIEYDLPPNIREAISKNDTIPSSEKKRLLSETREVVEFSHTTNEGAFPLISGLQSKGTIQYFTLLDKLFNMINGNHIYMIDEVEDQLHYDLLIYFLSSFLLNSNEAQLIVTTHNQQLLDEDFIRRDMVWFAEKNRQSAASEFYSAADFGLHKNISLYNAYRSGRLGAKPSTGSLFLED
- a CDS encoding RloB domain-containing protein, whose product is MVLKRKVQPQRISVAVIGEGITEQYYLQSVKDFVGVNLEPKLPKYSEGFDYLERKIKECIELGYPKILCLIDMDNKANAQNKAMYSKLKDRYHNKIIKNKKKGLESKIVFFETERCLELWFLYHFQYTTRKFSSYSELERSLKTYIPSYEKSERFFIKARGLHRLITKDCKGNFTTALANSTKSVSSKLQDNRDYTYSEMSDFFKEITPSSQ